The sequence GGCGTGGCGGTCATGGCGCAGTCTCCCGTGCGGGTGTGTGTGGATGAAAGTTTATAAATGGGAAGGCACAAAAGCAAACCGCCCTGTGCAAGGGGGAAACACAAGGCGGCTTTGCGAGTACATTCTCGGTATTGGCATGCAGTTGTGGTAGTCGCGGAGACGCGGCTATCGGACGCGGCGGCGGCGAATGCGGCGTAGGCTGCGCTGCTTATCGAGGCGTGTCTGCTCGCCCTTGGAGCGGAAGAAGCGCCGGTTGCGCAGCTCGCGGAGAATGCCGGAGCGCTGCATAGTAGTCTGGAAGCGCCTAAGCAGCGCCTCGGGATCTTCGCCTTCGCGTAAGGTTACATAAGCCAAGTGTATTTCCTCCGTGTGTCATTGCAGCGAGGGGATGGGCGGCGCATGCTGCGTAACAATGCGTAGCGTAACGATGCACACCAATTAGGCAAAGTATAACACAAGGGGCATGAGTTTGTCAGGGCGTGGTTGTGAGCAGGACGATTTCACAAATGCAATTTATCCTTGTCATTTCGAGCGAAGCGAGAAATCTAAAGTCGGAAACAGGTCTGCATGCAACGACTTTAGATGCCTCACTGCGTTCGGAATGACAAAAACAGCGCGGAATGACAACATTAAGGGTTTGTGAAATCGCCTCGTGAGCGATAGCGTTTTTAGGGGCTGCGATTGTTGATGGGAACGGTTAGTTTGGGAGTGGGGATTTGGGCTGCGGCGGTGTGGGACGATCGGCCGGTCGCCCCTACGAGGTTGTAGCGGGTCAGATTGCCGTCGAGTTTGTCTTGCTCGTCTTCGGGGTCGGGGTCGTTGGGACCGCAGGTGGCGAATGCCATTGCGTCTTCGGGGTTTTTGCCTTCGGTGATGTAGCGGTTGTAGGCGTTGTACTTGTCCTCGGCTTCTTGTGCTGCCTCTTCGTCGCCGGACTCGTATGCCTCGTTGAATTCGCGGAGCAGCGCGTTGCGTCCGGCTTGAATGCGGGCGTGTTCTAGGGTCGCGCCTTCGTCTGCGAAGTCGGTGGCTTGCTTGTATGCCTGCACATGCTCCCAGCTTACGGCTTCGTAGTTGAGGTCGTAGGCGCGGTGGAGCAGTTCACGCGCGGCTGCTACGCGGTGCGCGGCTGTCCAGTCACCATCGCTGCGGTCGTCTTCGGCTATGCGTATGAGGAGTTCTGCGGCTTCCGTGCCGCCGTTTGTCTTGTCTCGGACTAGCTTTGCCAAGTGTCCGTTGATGGGGGCTGCGTCGTCTAAGTCCGCTTCGGGGTCGTAGGATGCGGACCTGCGGCGTTTGGCGGACTCGCCGAATGCGCGGCGCAGGAGTTCGCTTGCTGCTGCGAGCTTGTGGTGTGGCTTTGCGGGCGGGCGGACTCCACCGTATCCGAAGCCCTGCGCTGCTTGACTGTCGTATTCTCCGTCGTCGTGGATTATGTCGCAGAGGGCTTCGACTAGGGTTTCGCCTTCGTTTGTGCGGTCTCGGATGTATCGGGCAATGGGGTAGGCTACGATGTCTCTGAGCGTGGGTGTCAGTTTAGAGTTATCAGTTATCAGTTCAGAGTTGTCGGTTGATGGTTCGTCGCCGGTTGGGTCGAAGGGTATGACTTTGCCTTCGACTTGCGCGAAGCCGTACTTAGTTAGCATACGTGCGGCGTCCAGCTTGTGGCAGGTCTTGATGGCATAGCTGTCGCTTTGCAAGGTGTCCACAAGGAACATGGCTATGGTCTCACCGTCGTTGGTGAGATTGGCTATTTTCTGTTGT comes from Chloroflexota bacterium and encodes:
- the rpsU gene encoding 30S ribosomal protein S21; translation: MHLAYVTLREGEDPEALLRRFQTTMQRSGILRELRNRRFFRSKGEQTRLDKQRSLRRIRRRRVR